From Haemorhous mexicanus isolate bHaeMex1 chromosome 2, bHaeMex1.pri, whole genome shotgun sequence, the proteins below share one genomic window:
- the AKAP17A gene encoding A-kinase anchor protein 17A isoform X1 — protein MAAATIVHDTSEAVELCAPCGLYLKPITKMTISVALPQLKQPGKSISNWEVMERLKGMVQTHQFSTLRISKSTMDFIRFEGEVENKSLVKSFLACLDGKTIKLSGFSDILKVRAAEYKIDFPTRHDWDSFFRDAKDMNETLPGERPDTIHLEGLPCKWFAAKETGSEKPSEEVLIKVFQKFGEIRNVDIPMLDPYREEMTGRNFHTFSFGGHLNFEAYVQYREYAGFIEAMNALRGMKLMYKGDDGKAVACNIKVSFDSTKHLSDASIKKRQLERQKLQELEKQREEQKRKEKEAEEKQKEEERKQRELEEYERERKREEKLRKREQKQKDREVRRNKKQLEKLQAEEQRKLQEKIKLEERKLLLAQRNLQSIRLIAELLSRAKAVKLLEQEQNEEKICLQQLEERRRLQEAELKRVEEEKERALGLQRKEKELREKLLNNLLSKKMDALNQNKEETKASQTDMLKSPSAVPHTVSSSCITSTSGQAVTAKLAPGSQIEVASPESVNTQCKYLNGNIHDKVHVKEGQNLHTTNSERCSDKRGSGVLSCVPSDNQDQKSLSKYDQNTCKKDLLCEQDKHGTEPRRRKSHSCSSINSDESKGRRESSRHRRDVSSRDEKHRKDRRYYRRSSRSYSPRRSRSPRRRSASPRRSRYRRTRSRERRRDRRERSRSRRSVSRRQRHRR, from the exons atgGCTGCTGCAACAATAGTTCATGATACATCAGAAGCTGTagagctctgtgctccctgtggGTTATACCTTAAACCCATTACAAAAATGACCATCAGTGTGGCACTCCCTCAGCTGAAGCAACCGGGAAAATCCATTTCGAACTGGGAAGTGATGGAAAGATTGAAGGGGATGGTGCAAACTCATCAGTTTTCCACTCTTCGGATTTCTAAAAGCACAATGGATTTCATAAGGTTTGAAGGAGAGGTCGAGAACAAAAGTTTGGTTAAATCTTTCCTGGCGTGCCTTGATGGCAAAACAATAAAGCTGAGCGGCTTCTCTGACATTTTGAAAGTGCGTGCTGCGGAATACAAGATTGACTTTCCTACCAGACATGACTGGGACTCGTTTTTTCGTGATGCAAAAGATATGAACGAAACCTTGCCTGGAGAAAGGCCGGACACTATTCACCTGGAGGGTTTGCCTTGTAAGTGGTTTGCAGCAAAGGAGACTGGCTCGGAAAAGCCAAGTGAAGAAGTCCTTATAAAAGTTTTCCAGAAATTTGGAGAAATCCGTAACGTGGACATACCCATGCTGGACCCTTACAGAGAAGAGATGACTGGCAGGAATTTTCACACATTCAGCTTTGGAGGCCATTTAAACTTTGAAGCCTATGTTCAGTACCGAGAGTATGCAGGATTCATCGAGGCCATGAATGCCCTGCGAGGGATGAAGCTGATGTACAAGGGCGATGATGGCAAAGCTGTGGCTTGCAATATAAAG GTTTCTTTTGACTCAACAAAACACCTCAGTGATGCATCAATTAAGAAGCGTCAACTTGAAAGGCAAAAGCTTCAAGAGcttgaaaagcagagagaagaacaAAAACGTAAAGAGAAAGAAgctgaggaaaaacaaaaagaagaagaaag GAAGCAGAGAGAGCTTGAAGaatatgagagagagagaaaaagagaagagaagttGCGTAAGagagaacagaaacagaaagatCGTGAAGTTCGACGGAACAAAAAGCAACTTGAAAAGCTTCAAGCTGAAGAGCAGAGAAAACTTCAAGAGAAGATAAAGCTAGAAGAAAGGAAGCTGCTGTTAGCTCAGAGAAATCTTCAGTCCATTAGACTAATTGCAGAATTGCTAAGCAGAGCAAAG GCAGTAAAGCTTTTGGAGCAAGAACAGAATGAAGAAAAGATTTGTCTTCAGCAGCTAGAGGAGAGACGGAGGCTCCAGGAGGCTGAGCTTAAACgtgtggaagaggaaaaagagagagcacTGGGgttgcagagaaaagaaaaggaactgaGGGAGAAACTACTCAACAATCTTCTGAGCAAGAAAATGGATGCACTTAATCAAAACAAAGAGGAAACCAAAGCATCTCAGACTGACATGCTGAAAAGCCCTAGTGCTGTTCCCCACACTGTGTCATCCAGCTGCATCACTTCTACCTCAGGACAGGCTGTTACAGCCAAACTGGCTCCTGGCTCTCAAATAGAAGTAGCATCCCCTGAAAGTGTAAACACTCAATGCAAGTATTTAAATGGCAACATTCACGACAAAGTTCATGTCAAAGAAGGTCAGAATCTTCATACTACAAACTCTGAGAGGTGTTCTGACAAAAGAGGTTCGGGGGTACTTTCATGTGTTCCCTCTGATAACCAGGACCAGAAGAGCCTCTCTAAGTATGACCAGAACACTTGCAAGAAAGACTTGCTCTGTGAGCAGGACAAACATGGAACAGAgccaaggagaagaaagagccaTTCATGTAGCAGCATAAACAGTGATGAGAGTAAGGGTAGACGGGAGAGCAGCAGACACAGAAGAGATGTGAGTTCCCGGGATGAAAAGCATAGGAAGGACAGGAGGTATTACAGACGCTCCAGCAGAAGTTACAGCCCTCGCCGGAGCCGCAGTCCTCGGCGAAGGAGCGCAAGCCCCAGACGTTCCCGCTACAGGAGAACGCGCAGTAGGGAGCGGAGGCGGGACAGAAGGGAAAGGAGTCGTAGTCGCAGAAGTGTGAGCAGGAGACAAAGGCACCGAAGGTGA
- the AKAP17A gene encoding A-kinase anchor protein 17A isoform X2, with translation MTISVALPQLKQPGKSISNWEVMERLKGMVQTHQFSTLRISKSTMDFIRFEGEVENKSLVKSFLACLDGKTIKLSGFSDILKVRAAEYKIDFPTRHDWDSFFRDAKDMNETLPGERPDTIHLEGLPCKWFAAKETGSEKPSEEVLIKVFQKFGEIRNVDIPMLDPYREEMTGRNFHTFSFGGHLNFEAYVQYREYAGFIEAMNALRGMKLMYKGDDGKAVACNIKVSFDSTKHLSDASIKKRQLERQKLQELEKQREEQKRKEKEAEEKQKEEERKQRELEEYERERKREEKLRKREQKQKDREVRRNKKQLEKLQAEEQRKLQEKIKLEERKLLLAQRNLQSIRLIAELLSRAKAVKLLEQEQNEEKICLQQLEERRRLQEAELKRVEEEKERALGLQRKEKELREKLLNNLLSKKMDALNQNKEETKASQTDMLKSPSAVPHTVSSSCITSTSGQAVTAKLAPGSQIEVASPESVNTQCKYLNGNIHDKVHVKEGQNLHTTNSERCSDKRGSGVLSCVPSDNQDQKSLSKYDQNTCKKDLLCEQDKHGTEPRRRKSHSCSSINSDESKGRRESSRHRRDVSSRDEKHRKDRRYYRRSSRSYSPRRSRSPRRRSASPRRSRYRRTRSRERRRDRRERSRSRRSVSRRQRHRR, from the exons ATGACCATCAGTGTGGCACTCCCTCAGCTGAAGCAACCGGGAAAATCCATTTCGAACTGGGAAGTGATGGAAAGATTGAAGGGGATGGTGCAAACTCATCAGTTTTCCACTCTTCGGATTTCTAAAAGCACAATGGATTTCATAAGGTTTGAAGGAGAGGTCGAGAACAAAAGTTTGGTTAAATCTTTCCTGGCGTGCCTTGATGGCAAAACAATAAAGCTGAGCGGCTTCTCTGACATTTTGAAAGTGCGTGCTGCGGAATACAAGATTGACTTTCCTACCAGACATGACTGGGACTCGTTTTTTCGTGATGCAAAAGATATGAACGAAACCTTGCCTGGAGAAAGGCCGGACACTATTCACCTGGAGGGTTTGCCTTGTAAGTGGTTTGCAGCAAAGGAGACTGGCTCGGAAAAGCCAAGTGAAGAAGTCCTTATAAAAGTTTTCCAGAAATTTGGAGAAATCCGTAACGTGGACATACCCATGCTGGACCCTTACAGAGAAGAGATGACTGGCAGGAATTTTCACACATTCAGCTTTGGAGGCCATTTAAACTTTGAAGCCTATGTTCAGTACCGAGAGTATGCAGGATTCATCGAGGCCATGAATGCCCTGCGAGGGATGAAGCTGATGTACAAGGGCGATGATGGCAAAGCTGTGGCTTGCAATATAAAG GTTTCTTTTGACTCAACAAAACACCTCAGTGATGCATCAATTAAGAAGCGTCAACTTGAAAGGCAAAAGCTTCAAGAGcttgaaaagcagagagaagaacaAAAACGTAAAGAGAAAGAAgctgaggaaaaacaaaaagaagaagaaag GAAGCAGAGAGAGCTTGAAGaatatgagagagagagaaaaagagaagagaagttGCGTAAGagagaacagaaacagaaagatCGTGAAGTTCGACGGAACAAAAAGCAACTTGAAAAGCTTCAAGCTGAAGAGCAGAGAAAACTTCAAGAGAAGATAAAGCTAGAAGAAAGGAAGCTGCTGTTAGCTCAGAGAAATCTTCAGTCCATTAGACTAATTGCAGAATTGCTAAGCAGAGCAAAG GCAGTAAAGCTTTTGGAGCAAGAACAGAATGAAGAAAAGATTTGTCTTCAGCAGCTAGAGGAGAGACGGAGGCTCCAGGAGGCTGAGCTTAAACgtgtggaagaggaaaaagagagagcacTGGGgttgcagagaaaagaaaaggaactgaGGGAGAAACTACTCAACAATCTTCTGAGCAAGAAAATGGATGCACTTAATCAAAACAAAGAGGAAACCAAAGCATCTCAGACTGACATGCTGAAAAGCCCTAGTGCTGTTCCCCACACTGTGTCATCCAGCTGCATCACTTCTACCTCAGGACAGGCTGTTACAGCCAAACTGGCTCCTGGCTCTCAAATAGAAGTAGCATCCCCTGAAAGTGTAAACACTCAATGCAAGTATTTAAATGGCAACATTCACGACAAAGTTCATGTCAAAGAAGGTCAGAATCTTCATACTACAAACTCTGAGAGGTGTTCTGACAAAAGAGGTTCGGGGGTACTTTCATGTGTTCCCTCTGATAACCAGGACCAGAAGAGCCTCTCTAAGTATGACCAGAACACTTGCAAGAAAGACTTGCTCTGTGAGCAGGACAAACATGGAACAGAgccaaggagaagaaagagccaTTCATGTAGCAGCATAAACAGTGATGAGAGTAAGGGTAGACGGGAGAGCAGCAGACACAGAAGAGATGTGAGTTCCCGGGATGAAAAGCATAGGAAGGACAGGAGGTATTACAGACGCTCCAGCAGAAGTTACAGCCCTCGCCGGAGCCGCAGTCCTCGGCGAAGGAGCGCAAGCCCCAGACGTTCCCGCTACAGGAGAACGCGCAGTAGGGAGCGGAGGCGGGACAGAAGGGAAAGGAGTCGTAGTCGCAGAAGTGTGAGCAGGAGACAAAGGCACCGAAGGTGA